In a single window of the Methanooceanicella nereidis genome:
- a CDS encoding hydrogenase iron-sulfur subunit, whose product MADEFEPKILGILCNWCTYAGADLAGVSRAQYPPNVRVVRIMCTGRVDPAFILEAFSLGADAVLVSGCHIGDCHYIAGNYKARRRVALTRKVLEDMGIDGRRLKMTFVSASEGALWAQVVRDMVDTVKKLGPSPVQKKVTLQAGAEHGAEASSDEDLAEIAKVAGKKVEATPIQK is encoded by the coding sequence ATGGCTGACGAATTCGAACCAAAAATACTCGGTATACTTTGTAACTGGTGTACCTACGCAGGCGCAGACCTCGCAGGTGTATCCAGGGCTCAGTATCCGCCCAACGTCCGTGTAGTAAGGATCATGTGTACCGGACGTGTCGACCCTGCATTCATATTAGAGGCATTCAGCCTTGGCGCAGATGCAGTGCTCGTATCTGGCTGCCACATCGGCGACTGTCACTACATAGCAGGTAACTACAAGGCAAGACGCCGTGTAGCTCTCACCAGAAAAGTCTTAGAGGATATGGGAATCGACGGAAGAAGGCTCAAGATGACCTTCGTCTCCGCATCAGAAGGTGCGCTGTGGGCACAGGTCGTCAGGGACATGGTCGATACCGTTAAGAAACTCGGCCCGAGCCCTGTCCAGAAGAAGGTAACCTTACAGGCTGGCGCAGAGCACGGTGCAGAGGCAAGCTCTGACGAAGACCTCGCAGAGATCGCAAAGGTAGCTGGAAAGAAAGTAGAAGCCACTCCGATCCAAAAGTAA